Below is a window of Verrucomicrobiia bacterium DNA.
GCTGAATGAAAATATCTGGACTGCGCTTATTCATGAAGTCGCCGAAGAGTCTGGGTACGCTATGTCTCAGCTAAAACTCTTACAGCCCAGCCTGCGGCTCAAGCAGGTTGGCAACGCCATTTTGCATCCCTCCCCAGTGTCTGTTCTGACGCACCAATTTTCTGACACGGACCACCACCACACGGACATCGCTTATACCTTTGTAGCCCGCGAATCGCCAGCGGCTGCCGTCGGCGAAGGCGAATCAGCAGATATCAGGACCTTCACTGCGGCGGAGCTTGCAGCCATTCCACCCGGAGAAGTGCCTGAAAACGTGCGGAATATCGGCTTGTTCTGCCTGCAAGAATGCTTGTCCCATTGGGAAGAAGTCGAAACCTCTCAGTTTTCGATCCAATACCCAGAAACACTCGGTTGACATACTGACTACTGGTGATATGGTACATGTGATCTTCAGGGAGTTGAAATCTTTCGAAGTTCTTTGACAAGGAACAACAAGCGGAAGGAGAGTCATGGAATTCACCGTGAGTCTGATGGCCACGTGTTTCTCGTCCACCCACTATGTGGTGACCATGAACGTCACGGACTGGCAGCATCGGTCGCTGTCAGTCAGCGCCTACGAATG
It encodes the following:
- a CDS encoding NUDIX domain-containing protein; this translates as MPHIHTDSGQHDITTSAYIMRVDGAEPALIMHKHKLLNQWLQFGGHVELNENIWTALIHEVAEESGYAMSQLKLLQPSLRLKQVGNAILHPSPVSVLTHQFSDTDHHHTDIAYTFVARESPAAAVGEGESADIRTFTAAELAAIPPGEVPENVRNIGLFCLQECLSHWEEVETSQFSIQYPETLG